One Brassica napus cultivar Da-Ae chromosome C4, Da-Ae, whole genome shotgun sequence genomic region harbors:
- the LOC106396239 gene encoding uncharacterized protein LOC106396239 isoform X2 gives MAANAPPEVASGNPCCIAWQGKYLGMKKRRDACKEAIEILQKAMGAANDEKANLQRKLREMADNRDTKEHDSVAKASLEKEVSVLKSEILSLQQRLKQNLQDKNEQMKILQDQASSREKEINELKNLLKKETLRAVSSEEEREQVCKELNKAKALLVKSEDIKPDVPELKEEINLVKSLLVSERQKAESERKKAGQYLSELEVLRATAHKTSSDLLTSTSNLETVKKQLESERQKTLREKKRADMESAKAKEQMKLAEGLSKKFEIIRVRNEELKKEAELQSASSKVKFAENSAKLEEKTRLLEMNKKTAMDWKSRVDDLTRQLQESQLVTEGLKKQVHELSLSPKSTRSVSPHEARDLEKAEMRLLKKELKFQKKREKHFNEVAEFEKYRREFQAGELSRLKLEFGGFTNRMSLLGEYFSRDVEGTAVLAKVEGRRKPPKNRSGVKNSDSRCHLGTNPGYQDQACKFSAQLIAKAGRGLSESVSGPISQLESPTGGSRELQTSGVVSSATSFSEGELLASQGREQFAFTTSAAIAKDKPNIQPTKSSMFQKVDTGKNGNPCFVAENCVQSGQKDRHEVVNEHSRKRKRLSEAMESRKHLSSDDKKKNLQIREKLGALQSMVAETGYKPLREKETFVSCQKKTIRQNSIEFNRLTKTRGNKAGSTQVAGKTMCLSTAKAHDAATLFLEEDAATDYMKLLELDQPEEEIYYKIARESLMSPDLPQVNFLGDEIMNEDKNRTTALDLVASNSVDLCDNINSSEAYSLNTENASVTVKMPPESPTSDGHILKHFVVFSNTEDQNSIIKIFHAANNCAQRCPSVATAQWAVPAILFALKMEESLLARERVCVFLSLLLHNFSMVSSMNIGNTLDYDSCSCLDSFSTHISSVMADTEAGGILSEFLEELLSLLQDLLSEQRVLYSAKSSETTESEFSIPVTLNGENVALFSRVALIDHLVAGSAILAAICTVVNREELIHEAAFEILHSHSHEKTPIPLTILHVFAYIAGEKLMSSSDRDISTSVLKSIVMFLENIHFGTVEGNSKLHPGKNKCPFSDKSSSLEAMGSMLMEIVHEFAHSNTVHQSLIEFRPAHKGFQCVLARDQSVTLYDILSLVDLIACYTAWDWTSANIVSPLLETLGMPLPTNVSVAIISLLGQLSSIGVDAGGYENEGISNLREKLSSFLQCETTLEAGFGVQIATVSSLLKTLQLDLAIVLQGETTKLLGGVDQSSSVPANMVAKWFSLLSDEQRAFATEFLQTSVVR, from the exons ATGGCGGCTAATGCTCCACCTGAGGTGGCTTCAGGGAACCCTTGCTGCATCGCG TGGCAAGGGAAGTACCTAGGCATGAAGAAGAGGCGTGATGCTTGTAAAGAAGCCATAGAGATTCTCCAGAAGGCCATGGGAGCTGCTAATGATGAGAAAGCCAATCTACAGAGAA AACTTAGGGAGATGGCGGACAACAGGGACACTAAGGAACATGACTCAGTGGCAAAAGCATCTCTGGagaaagaagtttctgttttgaAGTCTGAGATATTGTCTTTGCAACAAAGATTGAAACAGAACCTGCAAGATAAAAATGAACAAATGAAAATTCTTCAGGATCAAGCTTCTAGCAGAGAAAAGGAGATCAATGAACTGAAGAACCTCCTCAAGAAAGAAACACTAAGGGCTGTTAGTTCCGAAGAAGAGAGGGAACAGGTTTGTAAAGAACTGAACAAGGCAAAGGCTCTCCTGGTTAAATCTGAGGATATCAAGCCGGACGTTCCTGAACTGAAAGAGGAAATAAATCTGGTTAAAAGTCTTCTTGTAAGCGAGAGGCAGAAGGCAGAGTCAGAGAGGAAGAAAGCTGGTCAGTATCTTTCCGAGTTGGAGGTTTTAAGAGCTACAGCTCATAAGACTAGTTCTGATCTGCTTACTTCGACATCCAATCTCGAGACTGTGAAAAAGCAGCTTGAGTCTGAAAGACAAAAGACTCTGAGAGAGAAAAAACGTGCAGATATGGAGAGTGCAAAAGCTAAGGAACAGATGAAGCTGGCAGAAGGTTTGTCTAAGAAGTTCGAAATCATTAGAGTTAGAAATGAAGAGCTCAAGAAAGAAGCGGAATTGCAGAGCGCTAGTAGCAAAGTAAAGTTTGCTGAAAACTCAGCAAAACTGGAAGAGAAGACGAGACTCCTTGAGATGAATAAGAAAACAGCCATGGACTGGAAGTCTCGTGTTGATGACCTGACTCGACAATTGCAGGAGTCACAATTAGTGACTGAGGGTTTGAAAAAACAGGTCCAtgagctttctctctctcctaaaTCGACTCGCTCTGTTTCTCCTCATGAAGCCAGAGATCTGGAAAAAGCTGAAATGAGGCTTTTGAAAAAGGAGCTGAAGTTTCAGAAGAAACGTGAAAAGCACTTCAATGAAGTGGCTGAGTTTGAAAAATATCGAAGGGAATTTCAGGCAGGAGAGCTGAGTCGGTTAAAACTTGAGTTCGGTGGTTTTACAAATCGCATGAGTCTTCTGGGTGAGTATTTTTCAAGAGACGTTGAAGGTACAGCTGTTCTTGCAAAG GTGGAAGGCCGCAGGAAACCCCCAAAGAACCGTAGTGGTGTAAAGAATTCTGACTCAAGATGCCATTTGGGAACCAACCCTGGTTATCAGGACCAAGCTTGCAAGTTCTCTGCCCAGTTAATCGCTAAAGCTGGACGGGGCTTGAGTGAGTCTGTCTCAGGTCCTATTTCTCAATTGGAGTCTCCTACTGGAGGATCTAGAGAGTTACAGACATCTGGGGTAGTTTCCAGCGCAACATCTTTTTCTGAGGGGGAGTTACTGGCCTCACAGGGAAGAGAGCAGTTCGCTTTTACTACTTCAGCAGCAATAGCAAAAGACAAACCAAATATCCAACCAACAAAATCAAGTATGTTCCAGAAAGTCGATACcgggaaaaatggaaatccCTGTTTTGTGGCTGAAAACTGTGTTCAAAGCGGTCAAAAAGATAGGCATGAGGTAGTTAATGAGCACTctcgaaaaagaaaaagattgtCAGAGGCAATGGAGTCACGTAAGCATCTGTCATCTGATGATAAAAAGAAGAATCTACAGATTAGAGAGAAGCTGGGTGCCTTGCAGTCTATGGTAGCAGAAACTGGGTACAAGCCTTTAAGAGAGAAAGAAACTTTTGTTTCTTGTCAGAAGAAGACAATTAGGCAGAATTCTATTGAGTTTAACCGGTTAACCAAGACTCGAGGTAATAAAGCTGGAAGTACACAAGTGGCTGGAAAAACTATGTGCCTCTCTACTGCTAAAGCACATGATGCGGCAACATTATTTCTGGAGGAAGATGCTGCTACAGATTATATGAAATTGCTGGAGTTGGATCAACCAGAAGAAGAAATTTATTACAAGATTGCAAGAGAATCGCTCATGTCCCCTGATCTTCCGCAGGTAAACTTTTTGGGTGATGAGATTATGAATGAGGACAAAAATCGTACTACTGCTCTTGACTTGGTTGCTAGTAATAGCGTGGATTTATGTGACAACATAAATTCTAGTGAAGCTTATAGTCTCAACACTGAGAATGCTTCAGTGACAGTCAAAATGCCACCTGAGTCGCCAACATCGGATGGTCATATTCTTAAACACTTTGTTGTGTTTTCAAATACTGAAGACCAGAACAGTATCATCAAAATCTTCCATGCTGCAAACAATTGTGCTCAGCGATGCCCATCAGTTGCTACAGCACAGTGGGCAGTGCCGGCGATTCTGTTCGCTTTGAAAATGGAAGAAAGCCTCTTAGCACG gGAAAGGGTGTGTGTGTTCCTCTCCTTGCTGCTTCATAACTTCTCTATGGTTTCCTCGATGAACATTGGGAACACTCTGGATTATGATTCTTGCTCCTGCTTGGATTCTTTCTCGACGCATATATCTAGTG TTATGGCTGATACTGAAGCTGGAGGTATTCTATCTGAGTTCTTGGAAGAACTCCTTAGCCTTCTTCAGGACCTCCTTTCAGAGCAGAGGGTATTGTATTCTGCTAAATCCTCAGAAACAACTGAATCTGAATTTAGCATCCCTGTCACCCTGAATGGTGAAAATGTAGCTCTCTTCAGCAGAGTCGCTCTAATTGATCATTTGGTGGCTGGAAGTGCTATATTGGCAGCAATATGTACTGTagtgaaccgtgaggaactaatCCATGAAGCTGCCTTTGAAATCCTGCACAGCCACAGTCATGAGAAAACCCCAATACCACTGACCATTCTTCACGTTTTTGCTTACATTGCTGGCGAGAAACTGATGTCCTCTAGTGATCGTGATATATCAACTTCAGTGTtgaaatccattgtgatgtttCTAGAGAACATACATTTTGGTACAGTAGAGGGAAATTCTAAGTTGCACCCAGGGAAGAATAAGTGTCCATTCTCAGACAAGTCTTCCTCGCTGGAGGCTATGGGATCTATGCTAATGGAAATTGTTCACGAGTTTGCTCACTCTAATACTGTGCATCAGAGCTTGATTGAGTTTAGGCCGGCACACAAAGGTTTCCAGTGCGTATTGGCCAGGGATCAAAGTGTTACTTTATATGACATTCTGTCATTGGTGGACCTTATTGCTTGTTACACG GCATGGGATTGGACTAGTGCAAACATTGTTTCTCCACTGCTAGAGACGCTGGGAATGCCATTGCCAACAAACGTTTCTGTTGCTATCATCTCCCTTCTTGGCCAACTTAGCAG TATTGGAGTGGATGCTGGTGGCTATGAAAATGAAGGAATATCAAACTTGAGAGAGAAACTGTCATCATTTCTGCAGTGTGAGACGACACTAGAAGCTGGTTTTGGAGTTCAGATAGCAACTGTGAGCTCCCTCTTGAAGACGCTTCAGCTGGATCTCGCAATAGTCTTACAAGGCGAAACCACCAAGCTTCTGGGTGGTGTCGACCAAAGCTCATCTGTTCCAGCCAATATGGTCGCCAAGTGGTTCTCTTTATTGAGCGACGAACAGCGAGCTTTCGCAACCGAGTTCTTACAAACCTCTGTTGTTAGATAA
- the LOC106391109 gene encoding dihydroceramide fatty acyl 2-hydroxylase FAH1-like: protein MVAEGFTVDLNKPLVFQVGHLGETYEEWVHQPIVTKKGPRFFHSDFWEFLTLTVWWAVPVIWLPVSVWCISMSISRGLSLPEIVPLIALGIFIWTLIEYTLHRFLFHIKTKSYWGNTAHYLLHGCHHKHPMDHLRLVFPPAATAVLCFPFWNLVKLFTTLSVTPALFGGGMLGYVMYDITHYYLHHAHPTRAVTKNLKKYHLSHHFRIQDKGFGITSSLWDIVFGTLPTTKAPKTEQ from the exons ATGGTTGCTGAGGGATTCACTGTGGATCTTAATAAGCCCCTTGTATTTCAG GTTGGTCATCTCGGTGAGACGTACGAGGAATGGGTTCACCAACCCATTGTGACAAAGAAAGGCCCTCGGTTTTTCCACAGTGACTTTTGGGAG TTCTTGACACTTACAGTTTGGTGGGCGGTTCCCGTCATTTGGTTGCCAGTTTCAGTCTGGTGCATCTCCATGTCGATAAGCAGGGGCCTTTCACTTCCAGAAATCGTCCCACTGATAGCCTTGGGGATATTTATCTGGACGTTGATAGAATACACTCTTCACCGGTTCCTTTTCCACATAAAGACCAAGAGTTACTG GGGAAACACAGCACACTATCTTCTTCATGGATGCCATCACAAGCACCCAATGGACCACCTTCGACTCGTCTTTCCTCCTGCTGCAACAGCGGTTTTATGCTTTCCT TTCTGGAACCTTGTGAAGCTTTTCACAACTCTTTCAGTCACACCTGCTTTGTTTGGAGGCGGCATGCTTGGTTACGTGATGTACGATATTACTCACTACTACCTTCATCATGCACACCCAACTAGAGCAGTGACCAAAAAtctcaag AAATACCATTTGAGCCATCACTTCAGGATTCAGGACAAGGGGTTTGGTATTACATCGTCGCTATGGGACATAGTGTTTGGGACACTTCCAACCACAAAAGCTCCCAAAACAGAGCAATAG
- the LOC106396240 gene encoding LOW QUALITY PROTEIN: berberine bridge enzyme-like 15 (The sequence of the model RefSeq protein was modified relative to this genomic sequence to represent the inferred CDS: inserted 1 base in 1 codon) has translation MAFAVSKRNAMAFAVTLLLVSIPMSSSTLQQDFLQCLVENSDISFPITAAFYSPDQNATLFKEELESTAQNLRYLTPSNPKPVFIFEPMYETHVQAAVVCAKKLQLHLRLRSGGHDYEGLSFVAENETPFVIVDLSKLRQIDVDVDSNSAWAHAGATVGEVYYRIQEKSQTHGFPAGLCSSLGIGGHLVGGAYGSMMRKFGLGADNVLDARIIDANGKTLDRAAMGEDVFWALRGGGGGSFGVILAWKIKLVPVPATVTVFTVTKTLEQDGTKVLYKWQQVADKXDEDLFIRVIIQTASKTTRPGNRTISTSYQGQFLGDSNRLMQVMQKSFPELGLTKKDCTETSWIKSVMYIAGFPSSAAPEALLDGKSLFKSYFKAKSDFVEEPIPVEGLEGLWKKLLEEDSPLTIWNPYGGMMARIPESEIPFPHRKGTLFKIQWLSSWSDGKASEEKHMKWMREMYSYMEKYVSKNPRRAYVNYRDLDLGVNEEESDAREWGSKYFKGNFERLVKIKAEFDPENFFRHEQSIPTKIG, from the exons ATGGCGTTTGCGGTTTCAAAGAGAAACGCAATGGCGTTTGCGGTGACGCTACTATTAGTTTCCATTCCTATGTCTTCATCCACACTACAACAAGATTTCTTGCAGTGCCTCGTCGAGAACTCCGACATATCGTTCCCCATAACGGCGGCGTTTTACTCACCCGACCAAAACGCGACTTTGTTTAAAGAGGAGCTCGAATCAACGGCACAAAATCTCCGTTACTTGACGCCATCAAATCCGAAGCCTGTGTTCATATTCGAGCCCATGTACGAGACACACGTACAAGCAGCAGTCGTGTGTGCCAAGAAACTCCAGCTTCATCTGCGGCTACGTAGCGGCGGTCATGACTACGAAGGGCTCTCCTTCGTTGCTGAGAACGAAACGCCGTTTGTGATCGTTGatctatccaagcttagacagATCGACGTAGATGTGGACAGTAACAGCGCATGGGCTCACGCGGGTGCCACCGTCGGAGAGGTTTACTACAG GATCCAAGAGAAAAGCCAAACCCATGGTTTCCCGGCGGGTCTATGCTCCAGCCTAGGCATCGGCGGCCACTTAGTAGGCGGAGCCTACGGTTCCATGATGCGTAAGTTCGGTCTCGGCGCTGACAACGTCCTCGACGCGAGAATCATCGACGCCAACGGCAAGACCCTTGATCGCGCTGCAATGGGAGAGGACGTCTTCTGGGCGCTTCGCGGCGGCGGAGGCGGAAGTTTCGGCGTGATCCTCGCCTGGAAAATCAAACTTGTTCCCGTTCCGGCGACCGTAACCGTATTCACAGTCACGAAGACGCTTGAGCAAGACGGTACCAAGGTTTTGTACAAATGGCAACAAGTCGCTGACA CTGACGAAGATCTATTCATTCGTGTTATTATTCAGACAGCGAGCAAAACTACCAGACCTGGAAACCGAACCATCTCCACTTCGTACCAAGGACAGTTTCTCGGTGACTCAAATAGGCTTATGCAG GTGATGCAGAAGAGTTTCCCTGAGCTAGGACTAACCAAGAAGGACTGCACCGAAACGAGCTGGATCAAATCAGTAATGTACATTGCTGGATTCCCAAGCAGCGCAGCACCGGAGGCTTTACTCGACGGAAAATCACTCTTCAAGAGCTACTTCAAGGCCAAGTCAGACTTTGTGGAAGAGCCAATACCTGTAGAAGGCTTAGAAGGACTATGGAAGAAGCTTCTTGAAGAGGATTCACCGTTAACGATATGGAACCCTTACGGAGGAATGATGGCGAGGATTCCAGAGTCAGAGATACCGTTCCCTCACAGGAAAGGGACCTTGTTCAAGATTCAGTGGCTATCGTCTTGGTCAGATGGGAAAGCGAGCGAGGAGAAGCATATGAAGTGGATGAGGGAGATGTATAGTTATATGGAGAAGTATGTGTCGAAGAACCCGAGACGTGCGTATGTGAATTACAGGGATCTTGATTTGGGGGTGAACGAGGAAGAGAGTGATGCTAGGGAGTGGGGGAGTAAGTATTTCAAGGGGAATTTCGAGAGGTTGGTCAAGATTAAGGCTGAGTTTGATCCTGAGAATTTCTTCAGGCATGAACAGAGTATTCCAACAAAGATTGGTTGA
- the LOC106396239 gene encoding uncharacterized protein LOC106396239 isoform X1, with protein sequence MAANAPPEVASGNPCCIAWQGKYLGMKKRRDACKEAIEILQKAMGAANDEKANLQRKLREMADNRDTKEHDSVAKASLEKEVSVLKSEILSLQQRLKQNLQDKNEQMKILQDQASSREKEINELKNLLKKETLRAVSSEEEREQVCKELNKAKALLVKSEDIKPDVPELKEEINLVKSLLVSERQKAESERKKAGQYLSELEVLRATAHKTSSDLLTSTSNLETVKKQLESERQKTLREKKRADMESAKAKEQMKLAEGLSKKFEIIRVRNEELKKEAELQSASSKVKFAENSAKLEEKTRLLEMNKKTAMDWKSRVDDLTRQLQESQLVTEGLKKQVHELSLSPKSTRSVSPHEARDLEKAEMRLLKKELKFQKKREKHFNEVAEFEKYRREFQAGELSRLKLEFGGFTNRMSLLGEYFSRDVEDIRLHDGSILNDMVEGRRKPPKNRSGVKNSDSRCHLGTNPGYQDQACKFSAQLIAKAGRGLSESVSGPISQLESPTGGSRELQTSGVVSSATSFSEGELLASQGREQFAFTTSAAIAKDKPNIQPTKSSMFQKVDTGKNGNPCFVAENCVQSGQKDRHEVVNEHSRKRKRLSEAMESRKHLSSDDKKKNLQIREKLGALQSMVAETGYKPLREKETFVSCQKKTIRQNSIEFNRLTKTRGNKAGSTQVAGKTMCLSTAKAHDAATLFLEEDAATDYMKLLELDQPEEEIYYKIARESLMSPDLPQVNFLGDEIMNEDKNRTTALDLVASNSVDLCDNINSSEAYSLNTENASVTVKMPPESPTSDGHILKHFVVFSNTEDQNSIIKIFHAANNCAQRCPSVATAQWAVPAILFALKMEESLLARERVCVFLSLLLHNFSMVSSMNIGNTLDYDSCSCLDSFSTHISSVMADTEAGGILSEFLEELLSLLQDLLSEQRVLYSAKSSETTESEFSIPVTLNGENVALFSRVALIDHLVAGSAILAAICTVVNREELIHEAAFEILHSHSHEKTPIPLTILHVFAYIAGEKLMSSSDRDISTSVLKSIVMFLENIHFGTVEGNSKLHPGKNKCPFSDKSSSLEAMGSMLMEIVHEFAHSNTVHQSLIEFRPAHKGFQCVLARDQSVTLYDILSLVDLIACYTAWDWTSANIVSPLLETLGMPLPTNVSVAIISLLGQLSSIGVDAGGYENEGISNLREKLSSFLQCETTLEAGFGVQIATVSSLLKTLQLDLAIVLQGETTKLLGGVDQSSSVPANMVAKWFSLLSDEQRAFATEFLQTSVVR encoded by the exons ATGGCGGCTAATGCTCCACCTGAGGTGGCTTCAGGGAACCCTTGCTGCATCGCG TGGCAAGGGAAGTACCTAGGCATGAAGAAGAGGCGTGATGCTTGTAAAGAAGCCATAGAGATTCTCCAGAAGGCCATGGGAGCTGCTAATGATGAGAAAGCCAATCTACAGAGAA AACTTAGGGAGATGGCGGACAACAGGGACACTAAGGAACATGACTCAGTGGCAAAAGCATCTCTGGagaaagaagtttctgttttgaAGTCTGAGATATTGTCTTTGCAACAAAGATTGAAACAGAACCTGCAAGATAAAAATGAACAAATGAAAATTCTTCAGGATCAAGCTTCTAGCAGAGAAAAGGAGATCAATGAACTGAAGAACCTCCTCAAGAAAGAAACACTAAGGGCTGTTAGTTCCGAAGAAGAGAGGGAACAGGTTTGTAAAGAACTGAACAAGGCAAAGGCTCTCCTGGTTAAATCTGAGGATATCAAGCCGGACGTTCCTGAACTGAAAGAGGAAATAAATCTGGTTAAAAGTCTTCTTGTAAGCGAGAGGCAGAAGGCAGAGTCAGAGAGGAAGAAAGCTGGTCAGTATCTTTCCGAGTTGGAGGTTTTAAGAGCTACAGCTCATAAGACTAGTTCTGATCTGCTTACTTCGACATCCAATCTCGAGACTGTGAAAAAGCAGCTTGAGTCTGAAAGACAAAAGACTCTGAGAGAGAAAAAACGTGCAGATATGGAGAGTGCAAAAGCTAAGGAACAGATGAAGCTGGCAGAAGGTTTGTCTAAGAAGTTCGAAATCATTAGAGTTAGAAATGAAGAGCTCAAGAAAGAAGCGGAATTGCAGAGCGCTAGTAGCAAAGTAAAGTTTGCTGAAAACTCAGCAAAACTGGAAGAGAAGACGAGACTCCTTGAGATGAATAAGAAAACAGCCATGGACTGGAAGTCTCGTGTTGATGACCTGACTCGACAATTGCAGGAGTCACAATTAGTGACTGAGGGTTTGAAAAAACAGGTCCAtgagctttctctctctcctaaaTCGACTCGCTCTGTTTCTCCTCATGAAGCCAGAGATCTGGAAAAAGCTGAAATGAGGCTTTTGAAAAAGGAGCTGAAGTTTCAGAAGAAACGTGAAAAGCACTTCAATGAAGTGGCTGAGTTTGAAAAATATCGAAGGGAATTTCAGGCAGGAGAGCTGAGTCGGTTAAAACTTGAGTTCGGTGGTTTTACAAATCGCATGAGTCTTCTGGGTGAGTATTTTTCAAGAGACGTTGAAG ACATTAGGCTACATGATGGATCTATTCTGAATGACATG GTGGAAGGCCGCAGGAAACCCCCAAAGAACCGTAGTGGTGTAAAGAATTCTGACTCAAGATGCCATTTGGGAACCAACCCTGGTTATCAGGACCAAGCTTGCAAGTTCTCTGCCCAGTTAATCGCTAAAGCTGGACGGGGCTTGAGTGAGTCTGTCTCAGGTCCTATTTCTCAATTGGAGTCTCCTACTGGAGGATCTAGAGAGTTACAGACATCTGGGGTAGTTTCCAGCGCAACATCTTTTTCTGAGGGGGAGTTACTGGCCTCACAGGGAAGAGAGCAGTTCGCTTTTACTACTTCAGCAGCAATAGCAAAAGACAAACCAAATATCCAACCAACAAAATCAAGTATGTTCCAGAAAGTCGATACcgggaaaaatggaaatccCTGTTTTGTGGCTGAAAACTGTGTTCAAAGCGGTCAAAAAGATAGGCATGAGGTAGTTAATGAGCACTctcgaaaaagaaaaagattgtCAGAGGCAATGGAGTCACGTAAGCATCTGTCATCTGATGATAAAAAGAAGAATCTACAGATTAGAGAGAAGCTGGGTGCCTTGCAGTCTATGGTAGCAGAAACTGGGTACAAGCCTTTAAGAGAGAAAGAAACTTTTGTTTCTTGTCAGAAGAAGACAATTAGGCAGAATTCTATTGAGTTTAACCGGTTAACCAAGACTCGAGGTAATAAAGCTGGAAGTACACAAGTGGCTGGAAAAACTATGTGCCTCTCTACTGCTAAAGCACATGATGCGGCAACATTATTTCTGGAGGAAGATGCTGCTACAGATTATATGAAATTGCTGGAGTTGGATCAACCAGAAGAAGAAATTTATTACAAGATTGCAAGAGAATCGCTCATGTCCCCTGATCTTCCGCAGGTAAACTTTTTGGGTGATGAGATTATGAATGAGGACAAAAATCGTACTACTGCTCTTGACTTGGTTGCTAGTAATAGCGTGGATTTATGTGACAACATAAATTCTAGTGAAGCTTATAGTCTCAACACTGAGAATGCTTCAGTGACAGTCAAAATGCCACCTGAGTCGCCAACATCGGATGGTCATATTCTTAAACACTTTGTTGTGTTTTCAAATACTGAAGACCAGAACAGTATCATCAAAATCTTCCATGCTGCAAACAATTGTGCTCAGCGATGCCCATCAGTTGCTACAGCACAGTGGGCAGTGCCGGCGATTCTGTTCGCTTTGAAAATGGAAGAAAGCCTCTTAGCACG gGAAAGGGTGTGTGTGTTCCTCTCCTTGCTGCTTCATAACTTCTCTATGGTTTCCTCGATGAACATTGGGAACACTCTGGATTATGATTCTTGCTCCTGCTTGGATTCTTTCTCGACGCATATATCTAGTG TTATGGCTGATACTGAAGCTGGAGGTATTCTATCTGAGTTCTTGGAAGAACTCCTTAGCCTTCTTCAGGACCTCCTTTCAGAGCAGAGGGTATTGTATTCTGCTAAATCCTCAGAAACAACTGAATCTGAATTTAGCATCCCTGTCACCCTGAATGGTGAAAATGTAGCTCTCTTCAGCAGAGTCGCTCTAATTGATCATTTGGTGGCTGGAAGTGCTATATTGGCAGCAATATGTACTGTagtgaaccgtgaggaactaatCCATGAAGCTGCCTTTGAAATCCTGCACAGCCACAGTCATGAGAAAACCCCAATACCACTGACCATTCTTCACGTTTTTGCTTACATTGCTGGCGAGAAACTGATGTCCTCTAGTGATCGTGATATATCAACTTCAGTGTtgaaatccattgtgatgtttCTAGAGAACATACATTTTGGTACAGTAGAGGGAAATTCTAAGTTGCACCCAGGGAAGAATAAGTGTCCATTCTCAGACAAGTCTTCCTCGCTGGAGGCTATGGGATCTATGCTAATGGAAATTGTTCACGAGTTTGCTCACTCTAATACTGTGCATCAGAGCTTGATTGAGTTTAGGCCGGCACACAAAGGTTTCCAGTGCGTATTGGCCAGGGATCAAAGTGTTACTTTATATGACATTCTGTCATTGGTGGACCTTATTGCTTGTTACACG GCATGGGATTGGACTAGTGCAAACATTGTTTCTCCACTGCTAGAGACGCTGGGAATGCCATTGCCAACAAACGTTTCTGTTGCTATCATCTCCCTTCTTGGCCAACTTAGCAG TATTGGAGTGGATGCTGGTGGCTATGAAAATGAAGGAATATCAAACTTGAGAGAGAAACTGTCATCATTTCTGCAGTGTGAGACGACACTAGAAGCTGGTTTTGGAGTTCAGATAGCAACTGTGAGCTCCCTCTTGAAGACGCTTCAGCTGGATCTCGCAATAGTCTTACAAGGCGAAACCACCAAGCTTCTGGGTGGTGTCGACCAAAGCTCATCTGTTCCAGCCAATATGGTCGCCAAGTGGTTCTCTTTATTGAGCGACGAACAGCGAGCTTTCGCAACCGAGTTCTTACAAACCTCTGTTGTTAGATAA